Proteins encoded in a region of the Agromyces protaetiae genome:
- a CDS encoding 3-hydroxyacyl-CoA dehydrogenase NAD-binding domain-containing protein, giving the protein MTDYSKIDFSELTAAFQDDEVVTHSYVRDIRLPSGNVLALITLDNGRDHTRPSTLGPVTMLELGERLDELATRASAGEIDAVAITGKPYFLAAGADLSKVGELTSREIALKMGQLGHYVYGKLGELGVPSFCFVNGLALGGGTEIALNCDYRTVDASAPAIALPEVFLGLVPGWGGAYLLPNLIGIENALRVIIENPLKNNRMLKAKDAYELGMADAMFPTVNFLEDSLTWADGVLTGSVAVKRPNAPGKLEKLAKWDVAISIARKSLEGKIGTVAKAPYRALDLLKAAKSGTKAEAFEREDEVLADLISGDQFHASIYAFNLVQKRAKKPAGAPDKELARKVTKVGIIGAGLMASQFALLFVRRLQVPVVITDLDQARVDKGLAYIRDEIGTLEQKGRIDGDEANRLRALVSGTTDKADFADCDWVIEAVFEDLAVKQQVFAEVEPHLAETAILATNTSSLSVEQIGAKLAHPERVVGFHFFNPVAVMPLLEIVKAPTTDDETLATAFAVAAKLKKSAVLTADAPGFVVNRLLAKVMGEAARAVDEGTPVPVVEQALAPIGLPMGPFELIDLVGWAVAAHVQDTMVREFPARFYSSENLHALAGLTGPVVEKDKHGKVTEFTKEAKKAITVGRAPVDPSVILQRVEDELAREIKLMLDEGVVAAAEDIDLCLILGAGWPFQAGGATPYLDRVGASERAFGDTFHHPPIRGVQA; this is encoded by the coding sequence ATGACCGACTACTCGAAGATCGACTTCTCCGAGCTGACGGCCGCATTCCAGGACGACGAGGTGGTGACGCACTCGTATGTGCGAGACATCCGCCTGCCCTCTGGGAACGTGCTGGCCCTCATCACGCTCGACAACGGGCGCGACCACACGCGACCGTCGACCCTGGGTCCGGTGACGATGCTCGAGCTCGGCGAGCGGCTCGACGAGCTTGCGACGCGGGCGTCCGCCGGCGAGATCGACGCCGTCGCCATCACGGGCAAGCCGTACTTCCTCGCCGCCGGCGCCGACCTGTCGAAGGTCGGTGAGCTGACGAGCCGTGAGATCGCGCTCAAGATGGGCCAGCTCGGCCACTACGTCTACGGCAAGCTCGGCGAGCTGGGCGTGCCCTCGTTCTGTTTCGTCAACGGACTCGCACTCGGCGGCGGCACCGAGATCGCGCTGAACTGCGACTACCGCACCGTCGACGCCTCGGCGCCCGCCATCGCACTGCCCGAGGTCTTCCTCGGCCTCGTCCCGGGCTGGGGCGGCGCCTACCTGCTGCCGAACCTGATCGGCATCGAGAACGCGCTGCGCGTGATCATCGAGAACCCGCTGAAGAACAACCGCATGCTCAAGGCGAAGGACGCCTACGAGCTCGGCATGGCCGACGCGATGTTCCCGACGGTGAACTTCCTCGAGGACTCGCTCACGTGGGCCGACGGCGTGCTCACCGGCTCGGTCGCCGTGAAGCGGCCGAACGCCCCGGGCAAGCTCGAGAAGCTCGCCAAGTGGGATGTGGCGATCAGCATCGCGCGGAAGAGCCTCGAGGGGAAGATCGGCACGGTCGCGAAGGCGCCCTATCGGGCGCTCGACCTGCTGAAGGCCGCCAAGAGCGGCACCAAGGCCGAGGCGTTCGAGCGCGAGGACGAGGTCCTCGCCGACCTCATCTCGGGTGACCAGTTCCACGCCTCGATCTACGCCTTCAACCTCGTGCAGAAGCGCGCGAAGAAGCCGGCCGGCGCGCCCGACAAGGAGCTCGCCCGCAAGGTGACGAAGGTCGGCATCATCGGTGCAGGCCTCATGGCCAGCCAGTTCGCGCTCCTATTCGTGCGCCGCCTGCAGGTGCCCGTCGTGATCACCGACCTCGACCAGGCCCGCGTCGACAAGGGCCTCGCGTACATCCGCGACGAGATCGGCACGCTCGAGCAGAAGGGCCGCATCGACGGCGACGAGGCGAACCGGCTGCGTGCGCTCGTCTCCGGCACGACCGACAAGGCCGACTTCGCCGACTGCGATTGGGTGATCGAGGCGGTGTTCGAGGACCTCGCGGTCAAACAGCAGGTGTTCGCCGAGGTCGAGCCGCACCTCGCCGAGACCGCGATCCTCGCGACGAACACCTCGTCGCTCTCGGTCGAGCAGATCGGCGCGAAGCTCGCCCACCCCGAGCGCGTCGTGGGCTTCCACTTCTTCAACCCGGTCGCCGTCATGCCGCTGCTCGAGATCGTGAAGGCGCCCACGACGGACGACGAGACGCTCGCGACGGCGTTCGCGGTCGCGGCCAAGCTGAAGAAGAGTGCGGTGCTGACGGCGGATGCCCCGGGCTTCGTGGTGAACCGGCTGCTGGCGAAGGTCATGGGCGAGGCGGCGCGTGCGGTCGACGAAGGCACGCCCGTACCGGTCGTCGAGCAGGCGCTGGCGCCGATCGGCCTGCCGATGGGGCCCTTCGAGCTCATCGACCTCGTGGGCTGGGCGGTCGCCGCGCATGTGCAGGACACCATGGTGCGCGAGTTCCCGGCACGGTTCTACAGCTCGGAGAACCTGCATGCGCTGGCCGGGCTCACCGGCCCCGTCGTCGAGAAGGACAAGCACGGCAAGGTGACCGAGTTCACCAAGGAGGCCAAGAAGGCCATCACGGTCGGCAGGGCACCGGTCGACCCGTCGGTGATCCTGCAGCGCGTCGAGGACGAACTCGCCCGCGAGATCAAGCTGATGCTCGACGAGGGCGTCGTCGCGGCGGCCGAGGACATCGACCTCTGCCTCATCCTCGGGGCGGGGTGGCCCTTCCAGGCGGGCGGCGCCACGCCGTACCTCGACCGGGTGGGCGCGTCTGAACGCGCCTTCGGCGACACGTTCCACCACCCGCCGATCCGCGGCGTGCAGGCGTAG
- the dxs gene encoding 1-deoxy-D-xylulose-5-phosphate synthase, which translates to MTLLSSIRGPRDLDALTQEQVVDLAAEIRAYLVQNVAKTGGHLGPNLGVVEMTLAIHRVFESPRDSIIFDTGHQSYVHKLLTGRQDFSTLRQTGGLAGYPQRSESEHDIVESSHASSSLSWADGISKAFEMTGQLDRHVVAVVGDGALTGGMTWEALNNISDDNSRNLVIVVNDNGRSYAPTIGGMARFLNSVRTKQSYRTLHQSSRQAFDRLGGPARAFYRGVRGGLHGFLARFTNNAALYSNLDIKYVGPVDGHDLRAMEEALQQAKHYGAPVIVHAITEKGRGYEPALRDVADQFHAVGQIDPETGESLDTSAAPSWTGVFADELVALAERDERLVGITAAMLRPTGLHRMAERFPTRVFDVGIAEQHAVTSAAGLAFGGLHPVVAVYATFMNRAFDQVLMDVALHKAGVTFVLDRAGVTGPDGPSHHGVWDLSILQVVPGVRIAAPRDSVRLAEELAEAVAVDDGPTVLRFPKGSVGVEYTAERRTPDGVDVLVEAARKDVLIVTVGPMAGIGLDVARRLEAQGIGATVVDPRWVVPVPKSVVELAAEYRIVVSLEDGIRVGGVGTRLRQDLREAGVDTAVTELGLPDEFLDHGSRSDILERVGLTPQQIARDVTAMVLGSKLPRARGAGLETVSSDTGSHPRL; encoded by the coding sequence ATGACCCTGCTCAGCTCGATCCGAGGTCCTCGAGACCTCGACGCGCTCACGCAGGAGCAGGTGGTCGACTTGGCCGCGGAGATCCGCGCCTACCTCGTGCAGAACGTGGCCAAGACGGGCGGCCATCTCGGTCCGAACCTCGGCGTGGTCGAGATGACGCTGGCGATCCACCGCGTGTTCGAGTCGCCGCGCGACTCGATCATCTTCGACACGGGGCACCAGTCCTACGTGCACAAGCTGCTGACCGGTCGCCAGGACTTCTCGACCCTCAGGCAGACCGGCGGACTGGCGGGCTACCCGCAGCGTTCCGAGTCCGAGCACGACATTGTCGAGAGCTCGCACGCGTCCAGCTCGCTCTCCTGGGCCGACGGCATCTCGAAGGCGTTCGAGATGACCGGGCAGCTCGACCGGCACGTCGTCGCCGTGGTCGGCGACGGCGCGCTCACCGGCGGCATGACGTGGGAGGCGCTCAACAACATCTCCGACGACAACAGCCGCAATCTCGTCATCGTGGTGAACGACAACGGCCGGTCGTACGCGCCGACGATCGGCGGCATGGCCCGCTTCCTCAACTCGGTCCGCACCAAGCAGTCGTACCGGACGCTGCACCAGTCGAGCCGGCAGGCGTTCGATCGGCTCGGCGGCCCGGCGCGGGCGTTCTACCGTGGCGTGCGTGGTGGCCTGCACGGCTTCCTCGCGAGGTTCACGAACAACGCGGCGCTGTACTCCAACCTCGACATCAAGTACGTCGGCCCGGTCGACGGTCACGACCTCCGGGCCATGGAAGAGGCGCTGCAGCAGGCGAAGCACTACGGCGCCCCCGTGATCGTGCACGCGATCACCGAGAAGGGCCGCGGGTACGAGCCCGCGCTGCGCGACGTCGCGGACCAGTTCCACGCGGTGGGGCAGATCGACCCCGAGACGGGGGAGTCGCTCGACACCTCGGCCGCCCCGTCCTGGACCGGCGTGTTCGCCGACGAGCTCGTGGCGCTCGCCGAGCGCGACGAGCGGCTGGTGGGCATCACGGCGGCGATGCTGCGGCCGACCGGCCTGCACCGCATGGCCGAGCGATTCCCGACGCGCGTGTTCGACGTGGGCATCGCCGAGCAGCACGCCGTCACCTCGGCGGCGGGGCTCGCCTTCGGCGGCCTGCATCCCGTCGTCGCCGTGTACGCGACGTTCATGAACCGGGCGTTCGACCAGGTCTTGATGGACGTCGCGCTGCACAAGGCGGGCGTGACGTTCGTGCTCGACCGGGCGGGCGTGACCGGTCCCGACGGTCCGAGCCACCATGGCGTCTGGGATCTCTCGATCCTGCAGGTGGTACCCGGCGTGCGCATCGCGGCGCCGCGCGACTCGGTGCGTCTCGCGGAGGAGCTCGCCGAAGCCGTGGCGGTCGACGACGGTCCCACCGTGCTGCGGTTCCCGAAGGGCAGCGTCGGCGTCGAGTACACCGCCGAGCGCCGCACGCCTGACGGCGTCGACGTGCTCGTGGAGGCCGCGCGCAAAGACGTCCTCATCGTGACGGTCGGCCCGATGGCCGGCATCGGGCTCGACGTCGCGCGACGGCTCGAGGCCCAGGGCATCGGTGCGACGGTCGTCGACCCGCGCTGGGTGGTGCCGGTGCCGAAGAGCGTCGTCGAGCTCGCGGCCGAGTACCGCATCGTCGTGAGCCTCGAAGACGGCATCCGGGTGGGTGGGGTCGGTACCCGGCTCCGTCAAGATCTGCGCGAGGCCGGCGTCGACACGGCCGTCACGGAGCTCGGCCTCCCCGATGAGTTCCTCGATCACGGCTCGCGCTCCGACATCCTCGAGCGGGTCGGGCTCACGCCGCAGCAGATCGCCCGCGACGTCACGGCCATGGTGCTCGGCAGCAAGCTCCCTCGTGCGCGCGGTGCCGGCCTCGAGACCGTGTCGAGCGACACCGGTTCGCACCCGCGTCTCTGA
- the acnA gene encoding aconitate hydratase AcnA, with product MSAVNSFGAKDTLQVGDDSYEIYRIDTVPGHEKLPFSLKVLLENLLRTEDGANVTKAQIEALGSWVPSAEPDTEIQFTPARVVMQDFTGVPCIVDLATMREAVVALGGDPNRINPLSPAEMVIDHSVIADLFGTENALERNVEIEYERNGERYQFLRWGQTAFDDFKVVPPGTGIVHQVNIEHLAKVIYDRSVDGVVRAYPDTCVGTDSHTTMVNGLGVLGWGVGGIEAEAAMLGQPVSMLIPKVVGFKLSGEIPTGVTATDVVLTITDMLRKHGVVGKFVEFYGSGVASVPLANRATIGNMSPEFGSTAAIFPIDDVTVDYLRLTGRSAQQLALVEAYAKEQKLWHDPDTEPSFSEYLELDLSTVVPSIAGPKRPQDRIVLTNAKSQFEHDLTNYTEVSHDLVDLEVSESFPASDPPSNTPGDEYNTHLHHHRSHAPKSASKPTRVELADGNAYTLDHGAVTIAAITSCTNTSNPSVMLAAGLLARNAVKKGLKAKPWVKTTLAPGSKVVTDYYEKAGLTQDLEDLGFYTVGYGCTTCIGNSGPLIEEVSAAVNESDLAVTAVLSGNRNFEGRINPDVKMNYLASPPLVIAYSLAGSMNFDFETDALGQDSDGNDVFLKDIWPDAAEVQKTIDESINEDMFTKQYASVFEGDERWRTLPTPTGATFEWDAESTYVRKPPYFDGMTLETTPVTDIARARVLAKLGDSVTTDHISPAGSIKADSPAGQYLTEHGVDRKDFNSYGSRRGNHEVMIRGTFANIRLKNQLLDGVEGGYTRDFTKADAPQSFIYDASQNYQAQGTPLVIFGGKEYGSGSSRDWAAKGTSLLGVKAVITESFERIHRSNLIGMGVVPLQFPAGESADSLGLDGTEIVSITGIEQLNSGVTPRTVRVVAEPSEHSPAGKQTVEFDAVVRIDTPGEADYYRNGGILQYVLRSLVA from the coding sequence GTGTCTGCAGTGAACAGTTTCGGGGCGAAGGACACGCTCCAGGTCGGCGACGACTCGTATGAGATCTACCGCATCGACACCGTGCCCGGCCACGAGAAGCTGCCCTTCAGCCTGAAGGTGCTGCTCGAGAACCTGCTTCGCACCGAAGACGGCGCGAACGTCACCAAGGCGCAGATCGAGGCTCTCGGCTCCTGGGTTCCGAGCGCTGAGCCCGACACCGAGATCCAGTTCACGCCGGCGCGGGTCGTCATGCAGGACTTCACCGGTGTGCCCTGCATCGTCGACCTCGCGACCATGCGCGAGGCCGTGGTCGCCCTCGGCGGCGACCCGAACCGCATCAACCCGCTGTCGCCGGCCGAGATGGTCATCGACCACTCGGTCATCGCCGACCTGTTCGGCACGGAGAACGCGCTCGAACGCAATGTCGAGATCGAGTACGAGCGCAATGGCGAGCGGTACCAGTTCCTGCGCTGGGGGCAGACGGCGTTCGACGACTTCAAGGTCGTCCCGCCCGGCACGGGCATCGTGCACCAGGTCAACATCGAGCACCTCGCGAAGGTCATCTACGACCGTTCGGTCGACGGCGTCGTCCGCGCCTACCCCGATACCTGTGTCGGCACCGACTCGCACACCACGATGGTCAACGGCCTCGGCGTGCTCGGCTGGGGCGTCGGCGGCATCGAGGCCGAGGCGGCCATGCTCGGCCAGCCCGTGTCGATGCTCATCCCGAAGGTCGTCGGCTTCAAGCTCTCGGGCGAGATCCCCACGGGCGTGACCGCGACCGATGTCGTGCTCACGATCACCGACATGCTCCGCAAGCACGGCGTGGTCGGCAAGTTCGTCGAGTTCTACGGCTCGGGTGTGGCATCCGTGCCGCTCGCGAACCGCGCGACCATCGGCAACATGAGCCCCGAGTTCGGCTCGACCGCGGCGATCTTCCCGATCGACGACGTCACGGTCGACTACCTGCGGCTCACCGGGCGCAGCGCGCAGCAGCTCGCGCTCGTCGAGGCGTACGCGAAGGAGCAGAAGCTCTGGCACGACCCCGACACCGAGCCGTCGTTCTCCGAGTACCTCGAGCTCGACCTGTCGACCGTGGTGCCGTCCATCGCGGGGCCGAAGCGTCCGCAGGACCGCATCGTGCTCACGAACGCGAAGTCTCAGTTCGAGCACGACCTGACCAACTACACCGAGGTGTCGCACGACCTCGTCGACCTCGAGGTCTCCGAGTCCTTCCCGGCCTCCGACCCGCCGAGCAACACGCCCGGCGACGAGTACAACACCCACCTGCACCACCACCGCAGCCACGCGCCGAAGTCGGCCTCGAAGCCCACGCGGGTCGAGCTGGCCGACGGCAACGCGTACACGCTCGACCACGGCGCCGTGACCATCGCGGCGATCACCTCGTGCACCAACACCTCGAACCCGTCCGTCATGCTCGCGGCCGGCCTGCTGGCCCGCAACGCGGTCAAGAAGGGCCTGAAGGCCAAGCCGTGGGTCAAGACCACGCTGGCTCCCGGTTCGAAGGTCGTGACCGACTACTACGAGAAGGCCGGCCTCACGCAGGACCTCGAGGACCTCGGCTTCTACACCGTCGGCTACGGCTGCACCACGTGCATCGGCAACTCGGGGCCGCTCATCGAAGAGGTCTCCGCTGCGGTCAACGAGAGCGACCTCGCCGTGACCGCGGTGCTCTCGGGCAACCGCAACTTCGAGGGCCGCATCAACCCCGACGTGAAGATGAACTACCTCGCGAGCCCGCCGCTCGTGATCGCGTACTCGCTCGCCGGTTCGATGAACTTCGACTTCGAGACCGACGCGCTCGGCCAGGACAGCGACGGCAACGACGTCTTCCTCAAGGACATCTGGCCCGACGCCGCCGAGGTGCAGAAGACGATCGACGAGTCGATCAACGAGGACATGTTCACGAAGCAGTACGCGAGCGTGTTCGAGGGCGATGAGCGCTGGCGCACGCTGCCGACGCCGACCGGCGCCACGTTCGAGTGGGATGCGGAGTCGACCTACGTGCGGAAGCCCCCATACTTCGACGGCATGACGCTCGAGACTACGCCCGTCACCGACATCGCACGGGCACGCGTGCTGGCGAAGCTCGGCGACTCGGTCACGACCGACCACATCTCGCCCGCCGGCTCCATCAAGGCCGACAGCCCCGCCGGCCAGTACCTCACCGAGCACGGCGTCGACCGGAAGGACTTCAACTCCTACGGTTCGCGTCGCGGCAACCACGAGGTCATGATCCGGGGCACGTTCGCGAACATCCGCCTGAAGAACCAGCTCCTCGACGGCGTCGAGGGCGGGTACACGCGCGACTTCACGAAGGCCGACGCGCCCCAGTCGTTCATCTACGACGCGAGCCAGAACTACCAGGCTCAGGGCACGCCGCTCGTCATCTTCGGCGGCAAGGAGTACGGCTCGGGCTCGAGTCGCGACTGGGCCGCGAAGGGCACGAGCCTGCTCGGCGTGAAGGCCGTCATCACCGAGAGCTTCGAGCGCATCCACCGCTCGAACCTCATCGGCATGGGCGTCGTGCCGCTGCAGTTCCCCGCCGGCGAGTCGGCCGACTCGCTCGGCCTCGACGGCACCGAGATCGTCTCGATCACCGGCATCGAGCAGCTGAACTCCGGCGTCACGCCGCGCACGGTGCGTGTGGTCGCCGAGCCGAGCGAGCACTCGCCCGCGGGCAAGCAGACGGTCGAGTTCGACGCGGTCGTCCGCATCGACACCCCCGGTGAGGCGGACTACTACCGCAACGGTGGCATCCTGCAGTACGTGCTGCGCAGTCTGGTGGCCTAG
- a CDS encoding DUF3159 domain-containing protein — MSAAPGDDERADTSGEAPTGADAGQPDLRTEFAKQFAAAAGKSGLGGLAGEERLTGRDVLTAVGGVRGILEALLPGFVFLVVYSVLTSFAGQDAQAALVPSLAASVGLAVLFTIARIVAKGQPTQAIAGLVGVLLSAALALWTGDARDNYVLGFFTNAGYALALLVSLLVRWPAIGLIVGFLMGDGTHWRTDRRKVRLAQFLTLAWIGFFLLRLVVQVPLYLVDNVQALGLTRLLMGVPLYALMLVFTWLIVRAAWAPARAER; from the coding sequence ATGAGCGCCGCACCGGGCGACGACGAGCGGGCGGATACCTCGGGCGAGGCGCCGACCGGTGCCGACGCCGGTCAGCCCGACCTGCGCACCGAGTTCGCGAAGCAGTTCGCCGCGGCGGCCGGGAAGAGCGGTCTCGGCGGGCTGGCCGGTGAAGAGCGGCTGACCGGTCGTGACGTGCTCACCGCCGTCGGCGGTGTGCGCGGCATCCTCGAGGCGCTGCTCCCGGGGTTCGTCTTCCTCGTCGTCTACTCGGTGCTCACGAGCTTCGCCGGCCAGGACGCACAGGCGGCGCTGGTGCCGTCGCTCGCCGCCTCGGTCGGGCTCGCGGTGCTCTTCACCATTGCCAGGATCGTGGCAAAGGGTCAGCCGACGCAGGCGATCGCGGGCCTGGTGGGCGTCCTGCTCTCGGCCGCGCTCGCGCTCTGGACCGGCGACGCCCGTGACAACTACGTGCTCGGGTTCTTCACGAACGCCGGCTACGCGCTGGCGCTGCTCGTCTCGTTGCTCGTCCGGTGGCCCGCGATCGGTCTCATCGTCGGGTTCCTGATGGGTGACGGCACGCACTGGCGCACCGACCGGCGAAAGGTTCGCCTCGCCCAGTTCCTGACGCTCGCGTGGATCGGGTTCTTCCTGCTTCGTCTCGTGGTCCAGGTCCCGCTGTACCTCGTCGACAACGTGCAGGCGCTCGGTCTCACGCGCCTGCTCATGGGTGTGCCTCTCTACGCATTGATGCTCGTGTTCACGTGGCTCATCGTGCGGGCGGCGTGGGCGCCGGCCCGTGCGGAACGGTGA
- a CDS encoding DUF3710 domain-containing protein — translation MSDIETEGDAPVDHPKSAPEDRATAGPFDESEANPVRPYVDLGGVKVLPREGLNLRLEIEEGSKRVVAVGLDLAGSTLQVQPFAAPRSSGLWHEIREQIAGQIAKQGGTTTERDGAFGPELLAQIPVAGTADQAAQLRQARFIGVDGPRWFLRGVIAGKAAVDPEAAAQVEELFRSIVVVRGNTPMPPRDLIPLRMPATSTGAAIE, via the coding sequence ATGAGCGACATCGAGACCGAGGGCGACGCCCCTGTCGACCACCCGAAGTCCGCACCCGAGGATCGCGCCACGGCCGGCCCGTTCGACGAGTCGGAGGCGAACCCGGTCCGTCCGTACGTCGACCTCGGCGGGGTGAAGGTCTTGCCCCGCGAGGGCCTCAACCTGCGCCTCGAGATCGAGGAGGGCAGCAAGCGCGTCGTCGCCGTGGGGCTCGACCTCGCGGGCTCCACGCTGCAGGTCCAGCCGTTCGCCGCGCCTCGTTCGAGCGGCTTGTGGCACGAGATCCGTGAGCAGATCGCCGGCCAGATCGCGAAGCAGGGCGGCACCACGACCGAGCGCGATGGGGCGTTCGGGCCCGAGCTGCTCGCGCAGATCCCGGTCGCCGGCACCGCCGACCAGGCCGCGCAGCTCCGTCAGGCCAGGTTCATCGGCGTCGACGGCCCTCGCTGGTTCCTCCGCGGCGTGATCGCCGGCAAGGCGGCCGTCGACCCCGAGGCCGCAGCGCAGGTCGAGGAGCTCTTCCGCTCCATCGTCGTGGTGCGTGGCAACACGCCGATGCCGCCGCGTGACCTCATTCCGCTGCGTATGCCCGCGACGTCGACCGGCGCAGCGATCGAATGA
- the dut gene encoding dUTP diphosphatase yields MTESVDVLITADRLPVYAHPGDAGADLHAAESLTLEPGERATVGTGVSIALPDGYVAFVVPRSGLAFKHGITIVNAPGTVDAGYRGEIKVALLNTDAREAYRIEAGDRIAQVVVMPVSRARFVEVERLPGSHRGEGGFGSTGFGEHKQGVNA; encoded by the coding sequence GTGACCGAATCCGTCGATGTCCTGATCACGGCCGACCGGCTCCCCGTCTACGCTCACCCGGGCGATGCCGGTGCCGATCTCCACGCCGCCGAATCGCTGACGCTCGAGCCCGGTGAGCGCGCCACCGTCGGCACGGGCGTGTCGATCGCCCTCCCGGACGGGTACGTGGCGTTCGTCGTCCCGCGGTCCGGACTCGCCTTCAAGCACGGCATCACGATCGTGAACGCGCCGGGCACGGTCGACGCGGGGTACCGGGGCGAGATCAAGGTGGCCCTGCTGAACACGGACGCCCGCGAGGCCTATCGCATCGAGGCGGGCGACCGCATCGCGCAGGTCGTCGTCATGCCCGTGAGCCGCGCTCGCTTCGTCGAGGTCGAGCGCCTGCCCGGCAGCCACCGCGGCGAGGGCGGCTTCGGTTCGACGGGATTCGGCGAGCACAAGCAAGGAGTGAACGCATGA
- a CDS encoding DUF3093 domain-containing protein translates to MPDYRERLWPTPWIFIVSLLLIPSSILVLAPVSLPAGIVTGIVLYLAVVGALSLTAPVIEVAEGRLRAGRAEIGIEHLGEAVPAVDAAARVELGTGLDARAFLVIRGWIRPVVRIPIVDPADPTPYWLVSSRRPNELAAAINGSRRPES, encoded by the coding sequence ATGCCCGACTACCGCGAGCGCCTTTGGCCCACGCCCTGGATCTTCATCGTGAGCCTGCTGCTCATCCCCTCGAGCATCCTCGTCCTCGCGCCGGTCTCACTGCCGGCCGGCATCGTGACCGGGATCGTGCTCTACCTCGCCGTCGTGGGGGCGCTCTCGCTGACCGCGCCGGTCATCGAAGTGGCCGAAGGGCGCCTGCGTGCGGGCCGTGCGGAGATCGGAATCGAACACCTCGGCGAGGCGGTCCCGGCCGTCGACGCGGCCGCACGCGTCGAGCTCGGCACCGGCCTCGACGCGCGGGCGTTCCTCGTGATCCGCGGGTGGATCCGCCCCGTGGTACGGATCCCAATCGTCGACCCCGCGGATCCCACGCCGTACTGGCTCGTCTCGAGCCGCCGGCCGAACGAACTGGCCGCCGCGATCAATGGATCGCGACGGCCTGAATCGTAG
- a CDS encoding DUF4193 domain-containing protein translates to MATDYDAPRKTEDDSESIEALKERVPDKMSGQVDVEDADNPGSFDLAGADLSDVELDVVVLPPQADEFTCVSCFLVKHRSQIDHETKLGPICLECAS, encoded by the coding sequence ATGGCAACGGATTACGACGCACCACGGAAGACCGAAGACGACTCCGAGTCGATCGAGGCCCTCAAGGAGCGCGTGCCCGACAAGATGTCCGGTCAGGTCGACGTCGAAGACGCCGACAACCCGGGCAGCTTCGATCTCGCCGGCGCCGATTTGTCCGACGTCGAGCTCGACGTGGTCGTGCTCCCGCCGCAGGCCGACGAGTTCACGTGCGTGAGTTGCTTCCTCGTGAAGCACCGCTCGCAGATCGATCACGAGACCAAGCTCGGGCCGATCTGCCTCGAGTGCGCCTCCTGA
- the sepH gene encoding septation protein SepH produces MQELTVIGVESGALVATSEDGARFRIEIDEVLQSRIRQASPEAHQGPKLSPREVQAHIRSGMSAEEVAELTGVAVDFVRRFEGPVIAEREHVVTSALGVPVHLAGDVDPADEPMSFGTVIRERLTKLGADGERWASWKDEERGWIVKLEFTADTIDHDARWTYDLRRRTLQPLNSEAITLSQQGELKEGLIPRLRAVAAEAEQARFDSGAFTFDEPEQGDDQAAPQPEPLPYGRPTPLAPLTPTTSSPAVTRAAIKRADEPAQTHAETADLLEALRRRRGEREAATGEPTVVPASATPPEAEPAPARSAGSAPGSAPAGPPQSGGTGRRVATTDDDAAEETPGSTARALWGGAGKASSAGGRSRKGRASMPSWDEIVFGARTDDDLA; encoded by the coding sequence ATGCAGGAACTCACAGTGATCGGTGTGGAGAGCGGCGCACTCGTCGCAACCTCTGAAGACGGAGCGCGCTTCCGGATCGAGATCGACGAGGTGCTCCAGTCACGGATCCGGCAGGCCAGCCCCGAGGCGCACCAGGGCCCCAAGCTCTCGCCCCGCGAAGTGCAGGCGCACATCAGATCGGGGATGTCGGCCGAAGAGGTCGCGGAACTCACCGGCGTCGCCGTCGATTTCGTGCGACGGTTCGAGGGGCCGGTGATCGCCGAGCGCGAACACGTCGTGACCTCGGCGCTCGGGGTGCCGGTGCACCTCGCAGGCGACGTCGACCCGGCCGACGAGCCGATGTCGTTCGGGACCGTCATCCGCGAGCGCCTGACCAAGCTCGGCGCCGACGGAGAACGCTGGGCGAGCTGGAAGGACGAGGAACGGGGCTGGATCGTCAAGCTCGAGTTCACCGCCGACACGATCGACCACGACGCCCGCTGGACCTACGACCTTCGCCGCCGCACGCTGCAGCCGCTCAACTCCGAGGCGATCACCCTCTCCCAGCAGGGCGAGCTCAAAGAAGGACTCATCCCCCGGCTGCGCGCCGTCGCCGCCGAAGCCGAACAGGCCCGCTTCGACAGCGGGGCGTTCACGTTCGACGAGCCCGAGCAGGGCGACGACCAGGCCGCACCGCAGCCGGAGCCACTCCCCTACGGACGCCCAACCCCGCTCGCGCCGCTCACCCCGACGACCTCGAGCCCCGCGGTGACGCGCGCCGCCATCAAGCGCGCCGACGAACCCGCGCAGACCCATGCCGAGACCGCCGATCTGCTCGAAGCCCTGCGGCGGCGGCGCGGCGAGCGTGAGGCCGCGACCGGCGAGCCCACGGTCGTGCCGGCCTCAGCGACGCCGCCCGAGGCCGAGCCCGCCCCGGCGCGGTCGGCAGGCTCGGCGCCGGGAAGCGCGCCGGCCGGCCCACCCCAGTCGGGAGGCACGGGCCGCCGCGTGGCCACCACCGACGACGACGCCGCCGAGGAGACGCCCGGCTCGACCGCTCGTGCCCTCTGGGGCGGCGCCGGCAAGGCGTCATCCGCGGGCGGTCGTTCGCGCAAGGGGCGGGCATCAATGCCGAGCTGGGACGAAATCGTCTTCGGCGCGCGCACCGACGACGACCTCGCCTGA